One Novosphingobium sp. EMRT-2 DNA segment encodes these proteins:
- a CDS encoding P-II family nitrogen regulator, whose protein sequence is MKKVEAIIKPFKLDEVKEALHEIGVSGITVTEAKGFGRQKGHTELYRGAEYVVDFLPKVKLEVVVADALVDRVVEAIAAAAQTGRIGDGKIFVIPVEGVLRIRTGERDDAAL, encoded by the coding sequence GTGAAAAAGGTCGAGGCGATCATCAAGCCCTTCAAGCTCGATGAAGTGAAGGAAGCGCTCCACGAAATCGGCGTTTCGGGTATTACAGTCACGGAAGCCAAGGGTTTCGGGCGCCAGAAGGGCCATACCGAACTTTATCGCGGCGCCGAATACGTCGTGGACTTCCTGCCGAAAGTGAAGCTTGAAGTCGTGGTGGCCGATGCCCTGGTCGACCGGGTGGTGGAGGCGATCGCCGCCGCCGCGCAGACCGGCCGCATCGGCGATGGCAAGATTTTCGTGATTCCCGTGGAAGGCGTGCTGCGCATCCGCACCGGCGAACGCGATGACGCCGCCCTCTGA
- the map gene encoding type I methionyl aminopeptidase, whose amino-acid sequence MTQYVIADDTEVLPRDGTIKLHGPAGFEGMRKAGRLAAEILDALAPLVQPGVTTAALDDVVRQMTLDAGAVPATMGYRGYAHSCCISINHVVCHGIPSDKPLKDGDIVNIDVTPLLDGWHGDSSRMYLVGDVPLKARRLVDVTYECLMIGIEHARPGARLGDIGAAIQAHAERQRYGVVREFCGHGLGRLFHDAPEVVHAGRAGTGPELRPGMFFTIEPMINLGKPGVKILDDGWTAVTRDRSLSAQFEHSIGITEDGCEIFTASPKGLHRPPYSA is encoded by the coding sequence ATGACCCAGTATGTGATCGCAGACGATACCGAAGTCCTCCCGCGCGACGGGACCATCAAGCTCCATGGCCCGGCCGGGTTCGAGGGCATGCGCAAGGCCGGCCGCCTTGCCGCCGAAATCCTCGACGCGCTGGCTCCGCTGGTCCAGCCCGGCGTGACCACGGCTGCGCTGGACGACGTGGTGCGGCAGATGACGCTGGACGCCGGCGCCGTGCCCGCCACGATGGGCTATCGCGGCTATGCGCATTCGTGCTGCATCTCGATCAACCATGTCGTGTGTCACGGCATCCCTTCGGACAAGCCGCTGAAGGACGGCGATATCGTCAATATCGACGTGACCCCGCTGCTGGATGGCTGGCACGGCGATTCCAGCCGCATGTACCTGGTCGGCGACGTGCCGCTGAAGGCGCGGCGGCTGGTGGACGTGACCTACGAATGCCTGATGATCGGCATCGAACACGCGAGGCCCGGCGCGCGGCTGGGCGATATCGGCGCGGCGATCCAGGCCCATGCCGAACGGCAGCGCTATGGCGTGGTTCGCGAATTCTGTGGGCACGGGCTGGGCCGCCTGTTCCACGATGCGCCGGAAGTGGTCCACGCGGGCCGCGCCGGCACCGGCCCCGAACTGCGCCCGGGCATGTTCTTCACGATCGAGCCGATGATCAACCTGGGCAAGCCGGGCGTGAAGATTCTCGACGACGGCTGGACGGCAGTGACGCGCGACCGTTCGCTTTCGGCGCAGTTCGAACATTCGATCGGCATCACCGAGGATGGCTGCGAGATTTTCACGGCCAGCCCAAAGGGACTGCACCGACCGCCCTATTCGGCCTGA
- a CDS encoding PdaC/SigV domain-containing protein — MKHPVAVSITTLTIAPVLFGAMLATGACSKPAPATQPAAAASQSHALTAPPTPPAPPQPVPGVARKVSENNDLYEFDYAYPAAAGAIPALRDQLDKDLIAKKQGLVNEASDDRKEAKANNYPFHAHSLSLDWQVVTDLPGWLSLSTIVGSYSGGAHPNYVYDTVLWDKAAGQRRGVADLFTSKAALSQAIRQPFCAELNRQRAKKRGEPVPANSDSEFDACIDPVGETVILGSAGKQGFDSIGVLVAPYDAGPYAEGSYEVTVPVTSAVLAAVKPEYRAAFRTR, encoded by the coding sequence ATGAAGCACCCGGTTGCCGTTTCGATCACGACCCTGACCATCGCCCCAGTCCTGTTCGGCGCGATGCTGGCGACGGGCGCGTGCAGCAAGCCGGCGCCGGCCACGCAGCCGGCTGCGGCGGCATCCCAGTCGCACGCGCTGACCGCTCCCCCGACGCCGCCCGCCCCGCCCCAGCCGGTGCCGGGCGTGGCGCGCAAGGTTTCGGAAAACAACGATCTCTACGAGTTCGACTATGCCTATCCGGCGGCGGCCGGCGCGATCCCGGCGCTGCGCGACCAGCTCGACAAGGACCTGATCGCGAAGAAGCAGGGTCTGGTCAACGAAGCCAGCGACGACCGCAAGGAAGCCAAGGCGAACAACTATCCCTTCCACGCCCATTCGCTTTCGCTCGACTGGCAGGTCGTGACCGACCTGCCCGGCTGGCTGAGCCTGTCGACGATCGTGGGCAGCTATTCGGGCGGCGCGCACCCGAACTACGTCTATGACACGGTTTTGTGGGACAAGGCCGCCGGTCAGCGCCGTGGCGTGGCAGACCTGTTCACCTCGAAAGCCGCGCTGTCGCAGGCGATCCGCCAGCCGTTCTGCGCCGAGCTGAATCGCCAGCGCGCGAAGAAGCGTGGCGAACCGGTGCCCGCGAACAGCGATTCCGAATTCGACGCCTGCATCGATCCGGTGGGCGAGACGGTGATCCTGGGGTCGGCCGGCAAGCAGGGGTTCGACAGCATCGGCGTGCTGGTGGCGCCATACGATGCCGGCCCCTATGCCGAAGGATCGTATGAAGTAACGGTGCCGGTGACGAGCGCGGTGCTTGCCGCGGTGAAGCCGGAATACCGCGCCGCATTCAGAACGCGATGA